Proteins encoded in a region of the Anaerobaca lacustris genome:
- a CDS encoding glycoside hydrolase family 43 protein: protein MMMRRMILAAVVTVVLAQAAAGQPYLFSYFKGNGEDGLHLAYSNDGLAWTALNDDRSFLTPQVGTKLMRDPCICQGPDGTFHMVWTSGWWDKGIGLAHSKDLIHWSEQKWIEVMAHEGDAVNCWAPEIYYDAPTGTYLIFWSTTIPGRFPETERVDGDRGDGRVLNHRIYYVTTRDFVTFSETKLFYDDGFNAIDATIVKDGDRYIMFIKDETKVPVAKKDIRIATAARAEGPYGPASPPFSPDWVEGPTALKIGDYWHVYYDAYTRHRMEGVRSKDLVHWEPITEMLSFPKGLRHGTAFAVSNEILAALKEK, encoded by the coding sequence ATGATGATGCGACGGATGATTCTGGCGGCGGTGGTGACGGTGGTGCTGGCGCAGGCGGCGGCGGGCCAGCCGTATCTGTTCAGTTACTTCAAGGGCAACGGCGAGGACGGACTGCACCTGGCCTATAGCAACGACGGCCTCGCCTGGACCGCGCTGAACGACGACCGCTCGTTCCTGACGCCGCAGGTCGGCACGAAGCTCATGCGCGACCCGTGCATTTGCCAGGGCCCGGACGGGACGTTCCACATGGTCTGGACCAGCGGCTGGTGGGACAAGGGCATCGGCCTGGCCCACTCCAAAGACCTGATCCATTGGTCCGAGCAGAAGTGGATCGAGGTGATGGCCCACGAGGGTGACGCCGTCAACTGCTGGGCTCCGGAGATCTACTACGATGCCCCGACGGGCACGTATCTGATCTTCTGGTCGACGACGATCCCCGGCCGCTTCCCCGAGACCGAGCGCGTCGACGGCGACCGCGGCGACGGCAGGGTGCTGAACCATCGCATTTATTATGTCACGACCCGCGACTTCGTGACATTCAGCGAGACGAAGCTGTTCTATGACGACGGGTTCAACGCGATCGATGCGACGATCGTCAAGGACGGCGACCGCTACATCATGTTCATCAAGGACGAGACGAAGGTGCCCGTCGCGAAGAAGGACATTCGCATCGCCACCGCCGCGCGGGCCGAGGGGCCCTATGGTCCCGCCTCTCCGCCGTTCTCGCCCGACTGGGTCGAAGGCCCCACCGCGTTGAAGATCGGCGACTACTGGCACGTCTATTACGACGCCTACACGCGCCACCGCATGGAGGGCGTCCGCTCGAAGGACCTCGTGCACTGGGAGCCCATCACCGAGATGCTTTCGTTCCCCAAAGGGCTGCGTCACGGCACGGCGTTTGCCGTCTCAAACGAGATTCTCGCGGCGCTGAAAGAAAAATAG
- a CDS encoding CopG family antitoxin, translating into MPNTNRRIDPLPEEFRSEREAAQFWDTHSITDYEESLEPGELDVDIQRRHFEIEIDQECFLALREIARKERKPVKQLASEILKQKLRAG; encoded by the coding sequence ATGCCAAACACAAATAGACGGATTGATCCGCTGCCGGAGGAGTTCCGCTCCGAGCGGGAGGCGGCCCAATTCTGGGACACGCACAGCATCACCGACTATGAGGAGTCCCTGGAACCTGGCGAGCTCGACGTAGACATCCAGCGACGCCATTTCGAGATCGAGATCGATCAGGAGTGTTTCCTCGCCTTGCGCGAGATCGCCAGAAAGGAACGCAAACCCGTCAAGCAACTCGCCAGCGAAATCCTCAAGCAAAAGCTCCGTGCCGGGTGA
- a CDS encoding AP2 domain-containing protein — MTILKPIEVPAWLERLVVPLVLLWRRLRYGYAFRRIPLTQGLFAIVDPEDYAALARHKWHATRGRTTFYAQRKAWDPVARKEVTIKMHREILPVADGLVVDHVSRNGLDNRKANLRSATPAQNTCNRARAGRTGGHSAYRGVTRHKAMDQWFARIGVNGRTIPLGYFDDEIDAALAYDNAARHHHGPFATLNFPHGRPPRP; from the coding sequence TTGACGATCCTCAAACCCATCGAAGTTCCCGCCTGGCTCGAACGCCTCGTCGTGCCGCTGGTGCTGCTGTGGCGTCGGCTCCGCTACGGCTACGCCTTCCGACGCATCCCGCTGACCCAGGGCCTTTTCGCCATCGTCGATCCCGAAGACTACGCGGCCCTGGCCCGCCACAAGTGGCACGCTACACGCGGCCGCACCACCTTCTACGCCCAGCGCAAGGCCTGGGACCCCGTCGCCCGCAAGGAAGTCACGATCAAGATGCACCGCGAGATCCTGCCCGTCGCCGACGGCCTCGTCGTCGATCACGTCAGCCGCAACGGACTGGACAACCGCAAGGCCAACCTCCGCAGCGCCACGCCCGCCCAGAACACCTGCAACCGCGCGCGGGCCGGCCGCACCGGCGGCCATTCGGCCTATCGCGGCGTGACGCGCCACAAAGCCATGGACCAATGGTTCGCCCGCATCGGCGTCAACGGCCGCACCATCCCCCTGGGCTACTTCGACGACGAGATCGACGCCGCACTCGCCTACGACAACGCCGCCCGCCACCACCACGGCCCCTTCGCCACCCTCAACTTCCCCCACGGCCGGCCGCCGCGCCCTTGA
- a CDS encoding secondary thiamine-phosphate synthase enzyme YjbQ has translation MAVRTEEIQVATRGNNHVIDITDEVARAVSRCGLRDGVVTAFHVGSTGGLTTTEFEPGLAEHDIEAAFEKIAPADGRYVHEQTWHDDNGHSHVRASLLGPSLSVPFVAGRLTLGTWQQIILIDFDTRARTRTVICQIIGE, from the coding sequence GTGGCCGTGAGAACCGAGGAGATTCAGGTTGCCACGCGGGGCAACAACCACGTGATCGACATCACCGACGAGGTGGCGCGTGCGGTGAGCCGCTGTGGGCTTCGCGACGGGGTGGTGACGGCGTTCCACGTGGGCTCGACGGGGGGACTGACAACGACGGAGTTCGAGCCGGGGCTGGCCGAGCACGACATCGAGGCGGCGTTCGAGAAGATCGCTCCGGCCGACGGGCGCTACGTGCACGAGCAGACCTGGCACGACGACAACGGGCACTCGCACGTGCGGGCGTCGCTGCTGGGCCCATCGCTGAGCGTGCCGTTCGTCGCGGGCCGGCTGACGCTGGGGACCTGGCAGCAGATCATTCTGATCGACTTCGACACGCGGGCGCGGACGCGTACGGTGATCTGCCAGATCATCGGGGAATAG
- a CDS encoding four helix bundle suffix domain-containing protein: MHQANYLLDRQLAQLERQFLTEGGFTERLYHTRRHRRNHP; the protein is encoded by the coding sequence ATCCACCAGGCCAACTACCTCCTCGACCGCCAGCTCGCCCAGCTCGAGCGCCAGTTCCTCACCGAAGGCGGCTTCACCGAACGCCTCTACCACACCCGCCGCCACCGCCGCAACCACCCATAA
- a CDS encoding four helix bundle protein, translating into MKRTHGEGNRSHESYESHRSNRTNSTHRTNDPPPLIGPHGGYRRLKSYQTAEIVHDATVAFVARFIDRHSRTTDQMVQAARSGKQNIAEASQASATSKKTELKLTSVARASLEELLLDYEDFLRQQNLPLWPKDHPQALAIRKLAYASNRSYQSHSATLRASSIGPM; encoded by the coding sequence ATGAAGCGAACCCACGGAGAAGGCAATAGGTCCCATGAGTCCTATGAGTCCCATAGGTCCAATAGGACCAATTCGACCCATAGGACGAATGATCCTCCTCCGCTCATCGGTCCTCACGGCGGCTATCGCCGGCTCAAGTCCTACCAGACCGCCGAGATCGTCCACGATGCCACCGTCGCGTTCGTGGCCCGCTTCATCGACCGGCACAGCCGCACCACCGACCAGATGGTCCAGGCCGCTCGCTCCGGCAAGCAGAACATCGCTGAAGCCAGCCAGGCCTCCGCCACATCGAAGAAGACCGAACTGAAACTCACCAGCGTCGCCCGCGCCAGCCTCGAAGAACTCCTCCTCGACTACGAAGACTTCCTGCGCCAACAGAATTTGCCCCTCTGGCCCAAAGACCACCCGCAGGCTCTGGCGATCCGAAAGCTCGCGTACGCGAGCAATAGGTCCTATCAGTCCCATTCGGCTACGCTCAGGGCAAGCTCTATAGGTCCTATGTAG
- a CDS encoding nucleotidyltransferase family protein: MVRPRENIVSTLRQQKAQLCGRYPIRRIAVFGSWARGEQTDGSDVDILVDVAPSIGLDFVSLAEELETLLDMRVDLVSARAIRPALWAQIEPELIDA; encoded by the coding sequence ATGGTTCGGCCACGTGAGAACATCGTATCGACGCTGCGACAGCAGAAGGCGCAGTTGTGCGGCCGCTATCCGATCCGCCGGATCGCCGTGTTCGGCTCCTGGGCCCGCGGCGAGCAGACCGACGGCAGCGACGTGGACATTCTCGTCGATGTGGCGCCGTCAATCGGACTGGATTTCGTCTCGCTGGCCGAGGAGTTGGAGACACTGCTCGACATGAGAGTCGATCTCGTCTCGGCCAGAGCGATTCGACCGGCCTTGTGGGCCCAGATCGAGCCGGAGCTGATCGATGCCTAA
- a CDS encoding transposase gives MTYDPKKHHRRSIRWFAYNYTQAGAYFVTICVQGQTCLFGDIIDGQMRLSDGGNVVQAAWDELPDRYPGVETDAFVVMPNHIHAIILLTADPPVGAGPRACPEPSHPLAPAPRACPNETGQQHPRTGQPRGVAPTNDGRMLSLGDVVRRFKTWTTKQYADGVRHRGWPPFPGRLWQRNYYEHVIRNEESLNRIRQYIAANPASWIWDRENPQAQPNPQTEPQW, from the coding sequence ATGACGTACGATCCAAAGAAACATCATCGGCGATCGATTCGATGGTTCGCCTACAATTACACGCAGGCCGGAGCGTATTTTGTGACCATCTGTGTCCAGGGGCAGACGTGTCTGTTCGGGGATATCATCGATGGTCAGATGCGCCTCAGCGACGGCGGCAACGTAGTTCAGGCGGCGTGGGACGAATTACCCGACCGTTACCCCGGCGTAGAAACCGACGCGTTCGTGGTGATGCCCAACCACATCCATGCGATCATCCTGTTGACCGCCGATCCCCCCGTAGGGGCAGGCCCCCGTGCCTGCCCTGAACCGTCCCATCCCCTGGCGCCCGCCCCCCGTGCCTGCCCGAATGAAACCGGACAACAACATCCACGAACCGGGCAACCACGGGGGGTTGCCCCTACGAATGACGGGCGGATGTTGTCGTTGGGCGACGTCGTGCGTCGATTCAAAACGTGGACGACAAAGCAATACGCCGACGGCGTCCGACACCGTGGGTGGCCGCCCTTCCCCGGCCGTCTCTGGCAACGCAATTACTACGAACACGTCATCCGCAATGAGGAATCGCTGAACCGCATTCGACAATACATCGCGGCCAATCCCGCATCGTGGATCTGGGACCGAGAGAACCCTCAGGCGCAACCCAATCCCCAAACCGAACCGCAATGGTAG